A genomic window from Cloacibacillus evryensis DSM 19522 includes:
- the pgsA gene encoding CDP-diacylglycerol--glycerol-3-phosphate 3-phosphatidyltransferase — MPSPWNLPNMLSLSRVFLVPVILVFLTLRTQFGFIEGVNIGDLIAGLVFIIASITDAADGHIARKRNLVTNMGKFIDPLADKILVIAVLTALVELHRFPAWMVVVIVSREFIVSGLRMVAASEGVVIAASKGGKLKTVTQIIGIVMLIFNIPYAMAVMWVAVILTVWSGVDYVVKGADLLN; from the coding sequence ATGCCATCACCATGGAACCTGCCCAATATGCTGAGCCTGTCGAGGGTATTTCTCGTGCCGGTCATACTGGTCTTTCTGACGCTGCGGACACAGTTCGGGTTCATCGAGGGAGTAAATATCGGAGACCTCATCGCGGGGCTGGTATTCATAATCGCTTCGATAACCGACGCCGCCGACGGGCATATCGCGCGCAAGAGAAATCTTGTGACAAATATGGGAAAATTTATCGACCCTCTGGCCGACAAGATACTTGTCATCGCCGTATTGACGGCGCTTGTCGAGCTTCACCGTTTCCCTGCCTGGATGGTAGTCGTTATCGTCTCGCGCGAGTTCATCGTATCCGGCCTGCGAATGGTCGCCGCCTCCGAGGGAGTGGTGATCGCCGCTTCGAAGGGCGGGAAATTGAAGACAGTCACCCAGATCATAGGCATCGTTATGCTCATCTTCAACATCCCCTACGCGATGGCGGTAATGTGGGTCGCCGTCATCCTCACGGTATGGTCCGGCGTCGACTATGTCGTAAAGGGAGCGGATCTGCTCAATTAA
- the plsY gene encoding glycerol-3-phosphate 1-O-acyltransferase PlsY — MTTAIWALIGYLAGSCPSGFLVAKYIKGADIRGFGSGNIGATNVGRLMGKRWAVAVAVFDMLKGGFAVLAASCFVPDPAVLALTGLCAVLGHNFPVWLGFRGGKGVATTFGVIGFYNFFMPWPAIIGGIIWYAVMKITKYVSVASMVGLLAAAGLTACFGMPRPYTAASFFLAFLSVWRHRANIVRLRNGTESKVKL, encoded by the coding sequence ATGACAACTGCTATATGGGCCCTTATCGGATATCTTGCCGGGTCGTGCCCGTCCGGCTTTCTTGTCGCCAAATATATAAAAGGGGCCGACATTCGCGGTTTCGGCTCCGGCAATATCGGAGCGACCAATGTAGGCAGACTGATGGGGAAAAGGTGGGCCGTGGCCGTAGCCGTTTTTGATATGCTCAAGGGCGGCTTTGCGGTCCTTGCCGCCTCATGTTTCGTTCCGGACCCCGCGGTGCTGGCGCTTACGGGGCTCTGCGCGGTGCTGGGACATAATTTCCCGGTCTGGCTGGGTTTCAGGGGCGGCAAGGGGGTCGCGACCACCTTCGGGGTGATCGGGTTTTATAACTTTTTCATGCCATGGCCGGCCATAATCGGCGGCATTATCTGGTACGCGGTCATGAAGATCACGAAATATGTCTCCGTGGCCTCGATGGTCGGACTGCTCGCCGCCGCGGGGCTCACCGCCTGTTTTGGAATGCCGCGTCCCTACACGGCGGCTTCGTTTTTTCTCGCTTTCCTGTCGGTGTGGCGCCACCGGGCGAACATCGTGCGGCTGAGAAACGGTACGGAATCCAAAGTAAAGTTGTAG
- the nhaC gene encoding Na+/H+ antiporter NhaC, with translation MSTVSHEPRRPSLILSIGVFLAIAALIAAAVLVWETDIHIVLIMGALLAGIIGVFYLGYDYLTIEKGVIDGIMVGMQACLILYTVGPLIGTWICSGVVPSMIYYGLSILSPSIFLFATLFICSIVSLATGTSWGTSGTVGIALLGIAMGLGIPAPVTAGIIISGAYFGDKMSPLSDTTNLAPGVAGTDLFQHIRAMCWTTGPTYVIVVVITLVIGSRYAGGTLDYAKIEAIQSIIAAEFWVSPITLIAPIAVIALSAMRKPALPALWVGIFISVVFALVEGVNFGDILNIMQNGYVPVLSAEIAGAAEDAAALAKVLSENSISIDPKVAVEAANDIVSLMERGGLQSMNWTISLILCAFTFGSTMDACGFLKVMLEAIMKPIKSVGGMITAVIMSCFVCDIFLGDQYLSIAMPGTMFKSAFDKSGLHPRMLSRSLEDAGTLLSVLIPWNTCGAYHTGVLGVPTFQYLPYAFLNYLNPIVAIVMTYMGIGIFWRGKNGEPVRGGKTRPADLV, from the coding sequence ATGAGTACAGTCAGTCATGAACCACGAAGACCATCTTTGATTTTATCAATAGGCGTTTTTCTCGCAATTGCGGCGTTAATAGCGGCGGCAGTCCTTGTATGGGAGACGGACATACATATCGTCCTCATCATGGGAGCGCTTCTCGCCGGGATCATCGGCGTGTTTTATCTGGGCTATGATTATCTCACGATCGAGAAGGGCGTTATTGACGGCATCATGGTGGGCATGCAGGCATGCCTTATTCTTTACACTGTCGGGCCGCTCATCGGTACGTGGATCTGCAGCGGCGTCGTTCCGAGCATGATCTATTATGGACTTTCAATACTGTCTCCATCCATATTCCTCTTCGCGACGCTCTTCATCTGCTCCATCGTCTCGCTGGCGACCGGCACCTCGTGGGGCACCTCCGGAACGGTCGGCATCGCGCTCCTCGGTATTGCGATGGGACTCGGCATTCCGGCTCCGGTCACGGCGGGCATCATAATATCGGGAGCATATTTCGGCGACAAGATGTCGCCCCTCTCTGATACGACCAACCTCGCTCCCGGCGTCGCCGGAACCGACCTCTTCCAGCATATCCGCGCGATGTGCTGGACCACCGGCCCCACATACGTCATAGTCGTCGTCATCACGCTGGTGATCGGCAGCCGCTATGCGGGCGGAACGCTCGATTACGCGAAGATCGAAGCGATACAAAGCATAATCGCGGCGGAATTCTGGGTCAGCCCGATAACGCTCATCGCTCCGATCGCGGTCATCGCCCTCTCCGCGATGCGCAAACCGGCTCTCCCCGCCCTATGGGTAGGTATCTTCATTTCAGTTGTATTCGCGCTCGTTGAGGGCGTGAACTTCGGAGACATATTAAACATCATGCAGAACGGATATGTCCCCGTACTCTCGGCCGAGATCGCGGGTGCCGCGGAAGACGCGGCCGCTCTCGCAAAAGTGCTCTCCGAGAACAGCATCAGCATCGATCCTAAGGTCGCCGTCGAAGCGGCGAACGACATCGTGTCGCTTATGGAGCGCGGCGGCCTCCAGTCGATGAACTGGACGATCTCCCTCATCCTCTGCGCCTTCACCTTCGGCTCGACAATGGACGCCTGCGGCTTCCTCAAGGTCATGCTCGAGGCGATCATGAAGCCGATCAAATCGGTCGGCGGGATGATCACGGCGGTCATCATGTCATGCTTTGTCTGCGACATATTCCTCGGAGACCAATACCTGTCGATCGCGATGCCGGGAACAATGTTCAAATCGGCGTTCGACAAATCAGGGCTGCATCCGAGGATGCTTTCCCGCTCGCTTGAGGACGCCGGTACGCTGCTCTCCGTCCTCATACCCTGGAACACCTGCGGCGCATACCATACGGGAGTGCTTGGCGTCCCGACATTCCAATATCTGCCTTACGCCTTCCTGAACTACCTGAACCCGATAGTGGCGATAGTCATGACGTACATGGGTATAGGCATATTCTGGCGCGGCAAGAACGGCGAGCCTGTGAGGGGCGGAAAGACGCGCCCGGCTGACCTGGTCTAA
- a CDS encoding META domain-containing protein: protein MRIKTLLASAALVILLAVPAFAAPLLIQADRYEGNISKKGSAAGRTVLVLKYDAVTEAPVSYLETSTSDWTNWTRSNGTFVVKDDRSTGASRFTLMPRAAGKDQKFIRTYMGASLRTMNAGESGVLPPTGAQLLKNGREIMRFPSSYSGTIPAASGPGILLEVTFRADRTFRIAETYIDEPDGSNKFYESGRWSVGLNGKTPLLTLEARSGRRYFAIGDKSITMVDGSGRPAESKLNYTLREAKGGDLFNKPFLMEGEYSQTYETGIFRDAATGRRYLVAKGGGNAGLERAYSEKDKGPGEYLPALVTGSIVIRSGEDDQPEEMLLVNRLVALGIQETALVKGDWKIVSAGDVPAPENPEGEIPFLKFDTDGRFYGYAGCNRIAGSYILSGMKLTLDGLLSTKMACRDMRLEDALLQALPHVRSYAVDKGVLILKGPDGKVLVKLTDEGTAR from the coding sequence ATGCGGATAAAGACATTGCTGGCTTCGGCGGCTCTGGTAATACTGCTGGCGGTTCCGGCGTTTGCCGCGCCGCTGCTGATACAGGCGGACAGATACGAGGGCAATATATCAAAGAAAGGTTCCGCCGCCGGACGTACAGTCCTTGTGCTCAAATACGACGCCGTCACCGAAGCCCCGGTAAGCTATCTTGAGACGTCCACATCGGACTGGACAAATTGGACGAGGAGCAACGGGACCTTCGTCGTAAAGGATGACCGCTCCACCGGCGCGTCGCGATTCACGCTGATGCCCCGCGCCGCCGGCAAGGACCAAAAATTCATCAGAACATATATGGGCGCGAGCCTGCGGACCATGAACGCGGGAGAGTCCGGCGTACTGCCGCCGACGGGCGCGCAGCTGCTGAAAAACGGCAGAGAGATAATGCGCTTCCCCTCAAGCTACAGCGGGACCATCCCGGCGGCCTCCGGCCCGGGGATACTTCTGGAAGTCACGTTCCGGGCGGACCGCACCTTCCGCATAGCCGAAACCTATATCGACGAACCGGATGGAAGTAATAAGTTCTATGAAAGCGGACGCTGGTCCGTCGGTTTGAACGGCAAGACCCCTCTGCTCACGCTGGAGGCAAGGAGCGGACGGCGTTACTTCGCAATCGGCGATAAAAGTATCACGATGGTCGACGGCAGCGGGCGCCCAGCCGAGAGCAAACTGAACTACACGCTGAGAGAGGCTAAGGGCGGCGACCTTTTCAACAAACCCTTCCTTATGGAGGGCGAATACAGCCAGACATATGAAACGGGAATCTTCCGCGACGCCGCCACCGGCAGGAGGTATCTCGTGGCAAAGGGCGGCGGCAATGCCGGGCTGGAACGCGCCTATTCGGAAAAGGACAAGGGGCCGGGCGAATATCTGCCCGCACTGGTCACCGGCAGCATCGTCATCCGCAGCGGAGAGGACGACCAGCCCGAAGAGATGCTGCTGGTAAACCGGCTCGTCGCTCTTGGAATACAGGAGACCGCTCTGGTCAAGGGCGACTGGAAGATAGTCAGCGCCGGCGATGTGCCGGCGCCCGAAAACCCCGAGGGAGAAATTCCCTTCCTGAAGTTCGACACGGACGGACGCTTCTACGGATATGCGGGATGCAACCGCATCGCCGGCTCATACATCCTTTCTGGAATGAAGCTGACGCTGGACGGCCTCCTCAGCACGAAGATGGCCTGCCGCGACATGAGGCTTGAGGACGCGCTCCTGCAGGCGCTGCCGCATGTGCGCTCGTACGCGGTGGATAAGGGCGTACTGATCCTGAAAGGCCCGGACGGGAAGGTCCTGGTCAAGCTCACAGACGAGGGGACTGCCCGGTAA
- a CDS encoding DNA topoisomerase 3: protein MRLFIAEKASLAKAIVEAHPGRIKSRDRLSVTMDNGDVVCWSAGHILTMQTPDMIDAEYKRWRVAPLPIIPREWPKFPDQERKDLLANIGRLLKEADTVVHAGDADREGQLLIDEILHYFKFKGEVRRLLITDLNASAIQKAMGEMRSNLDYKNLSSSAEARHRADWIFGFNLTRLFTCTTERDRGEIISVGRVQTPTLALVVNRDLLIENFISKPFYDVKARSVIKNGEFIASWKPKEDQEGLDEEGRIIDRDAISRLEKKLAGKVGRVSDFEKKRSPAQPPLPHSLPTLQSEAAKKFDISPADTLKTAQRLYELKYTTYPRSDCSYLPESLYGKRERVIEVIKKANPEYEAYNFDTELKSAAWNTEKIEEHFAIIPTGEMPQDLSEEERTVFDLIARRYAAQFLPAQEFAVVSLEYDIEGEFFKASSRQCVKEGWHLLYGKDKDMDDDEKEPETKIPDAVTGEPVGVRELIISERKTAPPKHFTESTLLDAMNHIHLYVEAPEVKKILKETSGIGTAATQAKIIETLQQRQFIVKDKKALISTPKGRKLIEEIDDMLRKPDMTALWEAALRDIQEGRKDPDSFISEIADTVRKMTEQRKKTAREYIPARPQGEEPQGTQCPGCKGNRMLPRVGRNKKNKFWACSDCGLILSNERGKPQKTASCPLCGHLCVRIKGKRGCFWLCRNQECKKTFEDNRGKLAAPKP, encoded by the coding sequence ATGAGACTCTTCATCGCAGAAAAAGCATCCCTGGCAAAGGCCATCGTCGAGGCCCACCCGGGAAGAATAAAATCACGCGACCGCTTATCCGTAACGATGGATAACGGCGACGTCGTCTGCTGGTCTGCCGGACATATTTTGACGATGCAGACGCCGGATATGATCGACGCCGAATATAAAAGATGGCGCGTCGCGCCGCTGCCGATAATCCCGCGGGAATGGCCGAAGTTTCCCGATCAGGAGAGAAAAGATCTGCTGGCAAATATCGGCAGGCTGCTCAAAGAGGCCGATACCGTCGTCCACGCCGGCGACGCCGACAGGGAGGGGCAACTGCTCATAGACGAGATACTTCACTATTTCAAGTTCAAGGGTGAGGTAAGGCGTCTGCTCATAACCGATTTGAACGCCTCCGCGATACAAAAGGCGATGGGTGAGATGCGCTCCAACCTGGATTACAAAAACCTTTCAAGCTCGGCGGAGGCGCGCCATCGCGCCGACTGGATATTCGGCTTTAACCTTACAAGGCTGTTCACCTGCACCACGGAAAGAGACAGGGGCGAAATAATCTCGGTCGGCAGGGTCCAGACGCCCACGCTTGCGCTCGTGGTAAACCGCGACCTGCTGATAGAAAACTTCATCTCCAAGCCCTTTTACGACGTCAAGGCGCGCAGCGTCATCAAGAACGGAGAGTTTATCGCCTCATGGAAGCCGAAGGAAGACCAGGAGGGGCTTGACGAAGAGGGCCGCATAATAGACAGGGACGCCATCTCCAGACTTGAGAAAAAGCTCGCCGGCAAAGTCGGCCGCGTCTCTGATTTTGAAAAAAAGAGATCACCGGCACAACCTCCGCTGCCGCATTCCCTGCCGACGCTGCAAAGCGAGGCGGCGAAGAAATTCGACATCTCCCCCGCCGATACGCTGAAGACCGCACAGCGTCTTTATGAGTTGAAATACACCACCTATCCGCGCTCCGACTGCTCATATCTCCCGGAATCGCTCTACGGGAAAAGAGAACGTGTCATTGAGGTCATAAAAAAGGCCAATCCGGAATACGAGGCATATAACTTCGACACGGAGCTCAAATCGGCGGCGTGGAACACCGAGAAGATCGAGGAGCACTTTGCGATCATTCCCACCGGTGAGATGCCGCAGGATTTAAGCGAAGAGGAGCGGACCGTCTTTGACCTCATAGCAAGACGATATGCCGCCCAGTTCCTCCCCGCGCAGGAGTTCGCGGTCGTCTCGCTCGAATACGACATCGAGGGAGAATTTTTCAAAGCCTCAAGCCGCCAGTGCGTAAAAGAGGGCTGGCATCTACTGTACGGCAAAGACAAGGATATGGACGACGACGAAAAGGAACCGGAGACAAAGATCCCCGACGCCGTGACCGGAGAGCCGGTGGGCGTCAGAGAGCTGATCATCTCGGAAAGAAAGACTGCGCCGCCAAAACATTTTACGGAATCGACGCTGCTTGACGCCATGAACCACATCCACCTCTACGTCGAAGCTCCGGAGGTAAAAAAGATCCTCAAAGAGACCTCCGGCATCGGGACGGCCGCCACCCAGGCGAAGATCATCGAGACGCTCCAGCAGCGGCAGTTCATCGTCAAAGACAAAAAGGCGCTCATCTCGACGCCGAAAGGGCGTAAGCTCATCGAGGAGATCGACGACATGCTGCGCAAACCAGATATGACGGCGCTCTGGGAGGCGGCCCTGCGCGACATCCAGGAGGGCCGGAAGGACCCGGATTCATTCATAAGCGAGATCGCGGATACCGTAAGAAAAATGACCGAGCAGCGTAAAAAGACCGCCAGGGAATATATCCCCGCCAGACCGCAGGGAGAAGAACCGCAGGGAACTCAATGTCCCGGATGCAAGGGGAACCGCATGCTGCCGCGCGTCGGCAGGAACAAGAAGAACAAATTCTGGGCCTGCAGCGATTGTGGGCTGATCCTTTCCAACGAACGGGGCAAACCCCAGAAGACGGCATCATGCCCCCTCTGCGGCCACCTGTGCGTGCGCATAAAGGGAAAACGCGGCTGCTTCTGGCTCTGCCGAAACCAGGAATGCAAAAAGACCTTTGAGGACAACAGGGGGAAACTGGCGGCCCCGAAACCTTAA
- a CDS encoding tyrosine-type recombinase/integrase — MPTVKLTQTYINNLPIPEKGYWILDVTMPGLRLYVGKQSKTYYLKYKNAKGKSDSFKIGDERLFTPIQAREAAKKFLSEMAVAGTDIKRERKKENKPTVKELCDAYIAAGGSKFTDVMARSLTEFLDRAAEEITPIEIETWRTNEKKRTGNKDASLNKKVCSLKSILNFSADRGLIAANPLAKVKKLKEVDSKKKIRYLSADERPRFMAALDKYDKEQREMRRRTRLHAKGKDLPSMEGWAFANYFKPLIIVALNTGIRRHALLSLRWEDIDLVHGNITLRAETAKSKKEDIIPINTTAKATLEAWKKQRLDESNPLVFPSPQGGGVMHDCNSSFEWLLKEAEIKNFTWHDMRHDFASRLVMAGVDLNTVRELMTHSDIKMTLRYAHLAPEKKKEAVEKIAK, encoded by the coding sequence ATGCCGACGGTGAAATTAACTCAAACATACATCAATAATCTTCCTATACCTGAAAAAGGATATTGGATACTAGATGTAACTATGCCGGGATTACGTCTTTATGTTGGCAAACAGAGTAAAACCTATTATCTAAAATATAAAAATGCTAAAGGTAAGAGCGATTCTTTCAAAATTGGCGATGAGCGGCTATTTACGCCCATACAAGCGCGGGAGGCCGCCAAGAAATTTCTCTCTGAAATGGCCGTGGCGGGGACAGACATTAAACGGGAACGCAAAAAGGAAAACAAACCAACCGTAAAAGAATTGTGCGACGCATATATAGCCGCAGGTGGGTCTAAATTTACTGACGTAATGGCAAGAAGTCTAACAGAGTTTTTAGATCGCGCAGCGGAAGAGATTACGCCAATAGAGATAGAAACATGGCGCACAAATGAAAAGAAACGAACCGGCAATAAGGATGCTAGTCTAAATAAAAAGGTCTGTAGCCTAAAATCTATCTTAAATTTTTCGGCAGACCGAGGATTGATCGCAGCGAACCCGTTGGCAAAAGTGAAGAAGCTCAAAGAGGTAGATTCAAAAAAGAAGATTCGTTACCTATCTGCCGACGAACGACCGCGCTTCATGGCGGCGCTGGACAAATATGACAAAGAACAGCGAGAGATGCGCCGCCGCACCCGGCTTCACGCCAAGGGTAAAGACCTTCCCTCTATGGAGGGGTGGGCTTTTGCAAACTATTTCAAGCCGCTCATTATTGTGGCGCTCAATACCGGCATCCGCCGCCATGCGCTTTTGTCGCTTCGTTGGGAGGATATTGACCTTGTGCATGGTAATATCACGCTTCGCGCTGAGACTGCGAAGAGCAAAAAGGAAGATATCATACCGATAAACACGACGGCGAAGGCGACGCTTGAAGCATGGAAAAAACAACGCCTCGATGAGAGTAACCCTCTTGTCTTTCCGTCGCCCCAAGGTGGCGGCGTTATGCACGATTGTAACAGCTCGTTTGAATGGTTGTTGAAAGAAGCCGAGATAAAAAATTTCACATGGCACGACATGCGCCATGATTTTGCCAGCCGCCTTGTGATGGCCGGCGTCGATCTCAACACCGTGCGTGAGCTCATGACGCATTCAGATATAAAGATGACACTCAGGTACGCGCACCTCGCCCCCGAAAAGAAAAAAGAGGCTGTGGAAAAAATAGCAAAATAG